The following are from one region of the Stigmatella ashevillena genome:
- a CDS encoding SDR family NAD(P)-dependent oxidoreductase: MKSFDGSVFLVSGASSGIGEAAAVSLQQRGAVVYGLTSSASTLASARERHPAVHWLSADVTRRSEVDTAMAAVLSEAGRLDGLVNNAGIYTFASLEASSEEMMRRQFEINVFGTVFLTQAALTALKDSRGTIVNVSSTSAHKAMPDQSIYAATKGAVESLTRAWALELARYGVRVNAISPGPTLTPGIAKIPMPREMFEAAKEQILQTVPLGRMGTPEEVAQWIVTLADPAVTWLTGQIVGIDGGLGVS; the protein is encoded by the coding sequence ATGAAGTCATTCGATGGAAGCGTCTTTCTCGTCAGTGGCGCCAGCTCTGGGATTGGTGAGGCCGCGGCCGTCTCTCTGCAGCAGCGGGGCGCGGTCGTGTATGGGCTCACCAGCAGCGCCTCCACGCTCGCCTCCGCCCGAGAGCGCCACCCGGCGGTTCACTGGCTCAGCGCGGATGTGACGAGGCGCTCCGAGGTCGATACCGCAATGGCTGCCGTCCTCTCCGAGGCCGGGCGGCTCGACGGATTGGTCAACAACGCAGGCATCTACACGTTCGCGTCGCTCGAAGCCTCGAGCGAGGAGATGATGCGCCGTCAGTTCGAGATCAACGTCTTCGGCACGGTCTTTCTGACCCAGGCTGCGCTCACCGCGCTCAAAGACAGCCGGGGCACGATCGTCAATGTCAGCAGCACCTCCGCCCATAAGGCGATGCCCGACCAGTCGATCTACGCCGCGACGAAAGGTGCCGTTGAATCTCTGACGCGTGCCTGGGCGCTCGAACTCGCCCGGTACGGTGTGCGTGTGAACGCCATCTCGCCGGGGCCTACCCTGACGCCCGGCATCGCCAAGATCCCGATGCCCAGGGAGATGTTCGAGGCCGCCAAGGAGCAGATCCTCCAGACCGTTCCGCTTGGCCGTATGGGCACGCCTGAGGAGGTCGCGCAATGGATCGTCACGCTCGCCGATCCCGCCGTGACCTGGCTGACCGGCCAGATCGTCGGGATCGATGGTGGCCTGGGTGTGAGCTGA
- a CDS encoding LysR family transcriptional regulator, whose translation MATFVRVIEAGSLSAAAKQLRLSTAAVSRHITALEQEVATPLLARTTRRMTVTAAGQQYYERCLRVLREVDEAQSIGRGDNLEGLLRVSLPVTVGFLAGASLLRSLVKKHPGLRLDVRLEDRLIDLVLEDVDVAIRVAAKPPLSTELVARRLSSWHRVVVASPRYVRHHGEPKTPAALAAHESISPVRDAAAETWTLVNGEATARVRMKVRCSCNAGHLLRELALDGLGVALLPHWFVAADLQGKRLRQLLPGWQSEPVEVYALYRASHRHEPRVRLLVEHLRAAYAESEQSA comes from the coding sequence ATGGCGACATTCGTCCGCGTGATTGAAGCAGGGAGCCTGTCGGCGGCGGCCAAGCAGCTCCGGCTCTCGACGGCGGCGGTCAGCCGACACATCACGGCGCTCGAGCAGGAAGTCGCGACGCCGCTCCTGGCACGGACCACGCGTCGGATGACCGTGACCGCGGCGGGTCAGCAATACTACGAGCGATGCCTGCGCGTCCTGCGCGAGGTCGACGAGGCCCAGTCAATCGGCCGGGGCGACAACCTCGAGGGATTGCTCCGGGTCAGCCTGCCCGTCACCGTGGGCTTTCTGGCAGGGGCGTCGCTCTTGCGCTCCCTGGTAAAGAAGCATCCAGGGCTCCGGCTCGACGTGCGGCTCGAGGACCGGTTGATTGATCTCGTGCTCGAGGACGTCGACGTCGCGATCCGAGTCGCGGCCAAGCCTCCGCTCTCGACGGAGCTCGTGGCGCGACGTCTCTCCAGTTGGCACCGCGTCGTCGTCGCGTCGCCTCGCTACGTCCGGCACCACGGCGAGCCGAAGACACCGGCCGCGCTCGCGGCCCACGAGTCCATCTCACCCGTCCGGGACGCGGCGGCCGAGACATGGACGCTCGTGAATGGGGAGGCCACCGCCCGCGTCCGGATGAAGGTGCGCTGCTCGTGCAATGCGGGCCACTTGCTCCGTGAGCTTGCCCTCGATGGCCTCGGTGTCGCGTTGCTTCCGCACTGGTTCGTCGCCGCTGATCTCCAGGGCAAGAGGTTGCGGCAGCTCCTGCCGGGATGGCAGTCGGAGCCGGTCGAGGTGTACGCCCTCTACCGCGCTTCCCACCGCCACGAGCCGCGGGTCCGGCTCCTGGTCGAACATCTGCGCGCTGCGTACGCCGAGAGCGAGCAGAGCGCCTGA
- a CDS encoding ricin-type beta-trefoil lectin domain protein, whose translation MSSHLVFRSWRGVGLSALCLMALHCAPPGEEPSSETGTLIEALAPAALRPAVNTALCLEAGPASSYNGLEATIAACHGGATQAWTYANGTLRVGNRCLDVNGGVDANGTRIQLWECMAGNINQQWVRQGKRWVWAQHNKCLHVEGSKGVAGTVVHLWTCDLQRGQEWTDGGTGVCQAPPVTPTPTDPGVGMPAKDPALSGQTHRFFKITVLDAATRTPIAGARLKTVNKVVHTSDDNGVVAFYEPGVMDQQEVWFGLEREGYEVPADFFGNRGKALRPLEGGSAEVTLTKVGTPPAKPQGNLQTRLAQGTVPGPDRCLTLRVYDPTNNRGVPLVTLTPPWGDAYVTDSQGIIAYCDPDHLGAVDFTVTSHGYAVPTGKVRVTAQWGQTVQVPVERLNIAERLYRVTGGGIYRDSILLGLKTPLRQPVLNAKVFGQDSVISTVYKGKIFWTWGDTDRVAYPLGNFRTSAALSELPASGGLNPNLGVNQTYYVDADGFSKSIVQEFAPTGMPTWVGALVSVPNASGQETLFASYTKAQSDSSSGGRGLLRFNDASQLFEPVITNYPLTDAANFPNGGQAFTFRGPQREHAHFGSVLRIPATAESLLDRSTYEVFTAQKTDGSGQLEKASDGTLVYGWKKGGGVDKTREEQVLAAGLDKGQSLEGHPRDAATGAGLWLVGDSITWNEYRGRFVKIAQQMGGSTSTLGEIWYAEGDTPMGPWVNARKLITHDRYTFYNSYVHPYFSPDGGRTMFLEATHTNTYDSPAVITPRYNYNQIMYRLNADDSRLALPVPVYDLGTALPGNFVTKQGVVPGTAPLAAPFLAPDRQAPGTVPVGWVGAECGTERRLVAGGTPAEVLFYALPPTTSPLPPKTLALYEYKHTDGRRAYSINGSLALSGFTRTAQPLAYVWENPVRVKLPVADFRGKVVAQSGADRCLTETAKGAGALVTLDASASRNLSDQSTTFTWRLPTGATSEAGTSCPSVSGQVVTVRLPAGLHTLQLEARDDSGNVGIDTLLIQVKALP comes from the coding sequence ATGTCCAGCCATCTCGTGTTTCGCTCCTGGCGCGGCGTCGGCCTGTCGGCGTTGTGTCTGATGGCCCTTCATTGCGCCCCTCCCGGGGAGGAACCGTCCTCCGAAACGGGGACGCTCATCGAAGCGTTGGCGCCTGCGGCCTTGCGGCCCGCGGTCAACACAGCGCTCTGCCTGGAAGCAGGGCCTGCCTCGTCCTACAACGGCCTGGAGGCCACGATCGCCGCTTGCCATGGGGGGGCGACCCAGGCGTGGACCTATGCGAACGGAACCCTGCGCGTGGGCAACCGCTGCCTGGACGTGAACGGGGGCGTGGACGCCAACGGCACCCGGATTCAGCTCTGGGAGTGCATGGCAGGCAATATCAACCAGCAGTGGGTGCGCCAGGGCAAGCGGTGGGTCTGGGCTCAGCACAACAAGTGCCTCCATGTGGAGGGAAGCAAGGGCGTCGCGGGCACCGTGGTGCACCTCTGGACGTGTGACTTGCAGCGCGGCCAGGAGTGGACCGATGGGGGTACGGGCGTGTGTCAGGCCCCTCCCGTGACGCCCACGCCCACGGATCCCGGCGTGGGCATGCCCGCGAAGGATCCCGCCCTTTCGGGTCAGACCCATCGCTTCTTCAAGATCACCGTCCTCGACGCCGCCACCCGGACACCCATCGCGGGGGCCCGGCTCAAGACCGTGAACAAGGTCGTCCACACCTCGGACGACAACGGCGTCGTGGCGTTCTACGAGCCGGGGGTCATGGATCAGCAGGAGGTCTGGTTCGGACTGGAGCGCGAGGGCTACGAAGTCCCCGCGGACTTTTTTGGCAATCGCGGCAAGGCGCTCCGCCCGCTCGAGGGAGGCTCGGCGGAGGTGACCCTGACCAAGGTGGGTACTCCTCCGGCCAAACCCCAGGGGAATCTGCAGACCCGGTTGGCGCAAGGCACCGTGCCGGGGCCCGACCGTTGCCTCACCCTGCGCGTGTATGACCCCACGAACAACCGGGGGGTTCCGCTGGTGACCCTCACCCCGCCCTGGGGCGATGCGTATGTCACCGACAGCCAAGGCATCATCGCCTACTGCGATCCAGACCACCTGGGCGCGGTGGACTTCACGGTGACCAGCCATGGTTATGCGGTGCCCACGGGCAAGGTCCGCGTCACCGCGCAGTGGGGGCAGACGGTGCAGGTCCCCGTGGAGCGGCTCAACATCGCCGAGCGCCTCTACCGGGTAACGGGAGGCGGCATCTACCGCGACAGCATTCTCCTGGGGCTCAAGACGCCGCTGCGCCAGCCGGTGCTCAACGCCAAGGTTTTTGGCCAGGACTCGGTCATCTCCACTGTCTACAAGGGCAAGATCTTCTGGACCTGGGGAGACACGGACCGCGTGGCCTATCCCCTGGGCAACTTCCGCACGTCGGCGGCGCTCTCCGAACTGCCCGCCTCGGGCGGGCTGAACCCAAACCTGGGCGTCAATCAGACGTACTACGTGGACGCGGATGGTTTCTCCAAGAGCATCGTCCAGGAGTTCGCCCCCACGGGCATGCCCACCTGGGTGGGCGCGCTCGTCTCGGTGCCCAACGCGAGCGGACAGGAGACCCTGTTCGCGTCCTACACGAAGGCCCAGTCGGACAGCAGCTCCGGCGGCAGGGGCCTGCTGCGCTTCAACGACGCGTCCCAACTGTTCGAGCCCGTCATTACCAACTATCCGCTCACCGACGCGGCCAACTTCCCCAATGGAGGCCAGGCCTTCACGTTCCGGGGGCCGCAGCGCGAGCATGCCCATTTCGGGTCGGTGCTGCGCATTCCCGCCACGGCGGAGTCGCTGCTCGACAGGTCCACTTACGAGGTCTTCACCGCGCAGAAGACGGATGGCTCGGGCCAGCTCGAGAAGGCTTCCGATGGCACGCTCGTCTATGGGTGGAAGAAGGGGGGCGGCGTGGACAAGACGCGCGAGGAGCAGGTCCTGGCCGCAGGCCTCGACAAGGGCCAGTCGCTCGAAGGGCACCCGCGGGACGCGGCCACGGGCGCGGGCTTGTGGCTGGTGGGGGACTCCATCACCTGGAACGAGTACCGGGGCCGGTTCGTGAAGATCGCCCAGCAGATGGGCGGCAGCACGTCCACGCTGGGAGAAATCTGGTACGCCGAGGGCGACACCCCCATGGGCCCCTGGGTGAATGCCCGGAAGCTCATCACCCACGACCGCTACACGTTCTACAACTCCTACGTGCACCCCTACTTCTCACCGGACGGGGGCCGCACGATGTTCTTGGAGGCGACCCACACCAACACCTATGACAGCCCCGCAGTCATCACCCCCCGGTACAACTACAACCAGATCATGTACCGCCTGAACGCCGATGACTCGCGGCTTGCCTTGCCGGTGCCTGTCTATGATTTGGGGACGGCGCTTCCCGGCAACTTCGTGACCAAGCAGGGGGTGGTGCCCGGAACCGCGCCCCTGGCCGCGCCCTTCCTCGCGCCGGACCGGCAGGCGCCTGGAACCGTGCCCGTGGGATGGGTGGGCGCGGAGTGTGGCACCGAGCGCCGTCTCGTTGCGGGTGGCACCCCGGCCGAGGTGCTCTTCTACGCGCTCCCGCCCACCACGAGCCCGCTTCCGCCCAAGACCCTCGCGCTCTACGAGTACAAGCACACGGATGGAAGGCGCGCTTACAGCATCAACGGCAGTCTGGCGCTGTCGGGCTTCACGCGGACGGCCCAGCCCCTGGCCTACGTTTGGGAGAACCCCGTGCGAGTCAAGCTGCCGGTGGCCGACTTCCGGGGCAAGGTGGTGGCTCAGTCGGGCGCGGATCGTTGCCTCACCGAGACGGCCAAGGGCGCCGGCGCGCTGGTGACCCTCGATGCCTCCGCATCGAGGAACCTGTCGGATCAGAGCACCACGTTCACTTGGCGGCTGCCCACGGGCGCGACCTCGGAGGCGGGGACGAGCTGCCCGTCCGTATCGGGGCAGGTGGTCACCGTCCGCCTGCCCGCGGGCCTCCACACCCTTCAGCTCGAGGCCCGGGACGACTCTGGCAACGTGGGCATCGATACCCTCTTGATCCAGGTCAAGGCGTTGCCGTGA
- a CDS encoding DUF5011 domain-containing protein, which yields MLLSFQSGDSRRLSVTLALLAWMGLLLPAQNAHAALWHDNSCSQTAAPRDDDEWVSDVPLGFTLRLGDGFYSQTYVSTNGFLSFGLPPPLWWQVDLPTTQHVLIAPFLADLDTRNPASDPVTYGTCPNYGGHRAFYVNWGGANGIGHYDQDVTQLNKIQLILVDRSDTGTGNFDIVMNYDQIQWEASDTTPRPTWVGYSPGNPVAVPGSGAFPGQLADGHANSLKNSAHQSLVQGRYVFEVRDGLPPSVAVVSGSMVDPFGHPLPGTPVSLCSMNQTHCYYATTNSAGVYSITLPDAEIESTPYVVTAGVPQGLSWTPPSPATVFPIPSGAVQVPFQALDVPHPRPGNVQISPQRNSTPSGAPIVYWKEPITFFYEACANAEVTIDISSNVDGTGTSIVEDGPMVEDSEHSGTFSYSLDQFYPAHGWIQVTFTVDGRGNCPSGQVLMNLYIDPSGNVLNAQNGRPLRRSLVTLYRSERPQGPFEVVPDGSAIMSPSNRVNPMFSDVTGYFGWDTLPGFYIVRAEKPGCTDAVNLDQPYVETDILPVPPPVTGLRLLLDCSAVPPPVITAPSRLTVEATSSAGAFVTYTVSASDAADGAVPVSCAPESGAFFPFGTTGVTCSAENSYGHESTVNFPVTVGDSCAPTLELQGPAHVTLECGLETYVDPGAIATDGCGGTLEVHRYNSGQDPYGPGPHPGAEGTYSVQYLVWDSSGDMEGALRTVSVKDRTPPSLTLRGPAHVTHTCGSSWVDPGVDATDACYGDVRPQVTHTGEVNAWVEGVYTLRYRVTDSAGHSASPVTRTVEVVDCPW from the coding sequence ATGCTCCTTTCTTTCCAATCCGGTGATTCGCGGCGTCTGTCCGTCACCCTGGCCTTGCTCGCATGGATGGGGCTGCTGCTTCCGGCCCAGAACGCCCATGCGGCCCTGTGGCATGACAATTCCTGCAGCCAGACCGCAGCCCCCCGCGATGATGACGAATGGGTGAGCGATGTGCCGCTGGGCTTCACCCTCCGCCTGGGAGACGGCTTCTATTCACAGACCTACGTCTCCACCAACGGCTTCCTCTCCTTCGGCTTGCCACCGCCCCTCTGGTGGCAGGTGGATCTGCCCACGACGCAGCATGTCTTGATCGCCCCATTCCTGGCGGATCTCGATACACGCAATCCCGCTTCGGACCCGGTGACTTACGGCACCTGTCCCAACTACGGAGGCCACAGGGCCTTCTACGTCAACTGGGGCGGGGCGAATGGCATCGGGCACTATGATCAAGACGTCACTCAACTCAATAAGATCCAGCTCATCCTGGTGGACCGCTCCGACACGGGAACCGGCAACTTCGACATCGTGATGAACTATGATCAAATTCAATGGGAGGCCTCGGACACGACGCCCCGGCCCACCTGGGTGGGTTACTCCCCGGGCAATCCCGTTGCCGTGCCAGGTTCGGGGGCCTTCCCAGGCCAGCTCGCCGATGGCCATGCCAACTCCCTGAAGAACAGCGCTCATCAGTCGCTGGTTCAGGGCCGCTACGTCTTCGAGGTCCGTGATGGTTTGCCTCCGTCGGTGGCCGTGGTGTCTGGCAGCATGGTGGACCCCTTTGGACACCCCCTCCCGGGCACGCCGGTGAGCCTGTGCAGCATGAATCAAACGCACTGCTACTACGCCACGACCAACAGCGCGGGGGTCTACAGCATCACCCTGCCGGATGCGGAGATTGAATCCACTCCTTATGTCGTCACGGCGGGTGTACCGCAGGGCCTGTCATGGACACCGCCCAGTCCCGCCACGGTCTTTCCCATTCCCAGCGGCGCCGTCCAGGTCCCCTTCCAAGCCTTGGATGTGCCTCATCCCCGGCCAGGCAACGTCCAGATCAGTCCTCAAAGGAACTCGACGCCCTCCGGTGCTCCCATCGTCTACTGGAAAGAACCCATCACCTTCTTCTACGAGGCCTGTGCGAACGCGGAGGTCACCATCGACATCTCCTCCAACGTGGATGGAACAGGGACATCCATCGTCGAGGACGGGCCCATGGTGGAGGACTCGGAGCACTCTGGCACCTTCTCGTACAGCCTGGACCAGTTCTACCCCGCTCACGGGTGGATCCAAGTGACCTTTACGGTCGATGGCCGCGGGAACTGCCCGTCCGGGCAAGTCCTCATGAACCTGTACATCGACCCGAGCGGCAACGTCCTCAATGCCCAGAACGGTCGGCCGCTCCGGCGATCCCTCGTCACGCTCTACCGTTCCGAGCGTCCTCAGGGCCCCTTCGAGGTGGTGCCCGACGGCAGCGCCATCATGTCGCCGTCCAACCGGGTGAACCCCATGTTCTCCGATGTGACGGGATACTTTGGATGGGACACCTTGCCGGGCTTCTACATCGTTCGCGCGGAAAAGCCCGGTTGCACGGACGCGGTGAACCTGGACCAGCCGTACGTCGAGACGGACATCTTACCCGTGCCGCCTCCTGTCACCGGCTTGAGGCTGCTGCTGGATTGCAGCGCCGTCCCGCCGCCCGTCATCACCGCCCCCTCCCGCCTGACCGTGGAAGCCACGAGCTCCGCCGGAGCCTTTGTCACCTACACGGTCTCCGCCTCCGATGCCGCTGATGGCGCCGTGCCCGTCTCGTGCGCTCCCGAGAGCGGTGCGTTCTTCCCCTTCGGCACGACGGGGGTGACATGCAGCGCGGAGAACTCCTACGGCCATGAGAGCACCGTGAACTTCCCCGTCACGGTGGGGGACTCGTGCGCTCCCACCCTCGAGCTCCAGGGCCCTGCCCACGTGACGCTGGAGTGCGGCCTGGAGACCTATGTGGACCCGGGCGCCATCGCCACCGATGGGTGCGGCGGCACACTGGAGGTACACCGGTACAACTCGGGGCAGGACCCCTATGGGCCGGGCCCTCACCCGGGCGCGGAGGGGACGTACTCCGTGCAGTACTTGGTCTGGGACAGCTCGGGTGACATGGAGGGCGCGCTGCGCACCGTGTCCGTGAAGGACCGGACGCCCCCCTCGCTCACGCTCCGCGGCCCCGCCCACGTGACGCACACCTGTGGAAGCAGCTGGGTGGATCCAGGCGTGGACGCCACGGACGCGTGCTACGGGGACGTCCGCCCCCAGGTGACGCACACCGGAGAGGTGAATGCCTGGGTGGAGGGCGTGTACACACTGCGGTACAGGGTCACGGACAGCGCGGGCCACAGCGCGAGCCCCGTGACCCGCACCGTCGAAGTCGTGGACTGTCCCTGGTAG